In Actinobacillus indolicus, a single genomic region encodes these proteins:
- the recF gene encoding DNA replication/repair protein RecF (All proteins in this family for which functions are known are DNA-binding proteins that assist the filamentation of RecA onto DNA for the initiation of recombination or recombinational repair.), with amino-acid sequence MPLSRLIINNFRNLTAVDLELSHGFNFLVGENGSGKTSLLEAIFYLGHGRSFKSHISNRIIHYDQDQFTLFGKVEEAKHQWSVGLQKNRQGDTTLKINGEDGKKISDLAHLLPMQVITPEGLTLLNGGPTYRRAFLDWGLFHQHHEFYQYWANLKRLLKQRNSALAQVRHYGELKPWDIELAKLAKIVSELRANYAEALRPEIERTCRFFLPELEISVSFHQGWEKESDYAEILAQGFERDRSVGYTMVGPQKADFRFRANGLPVEDVLSRGQLKLLMCALRLAQGEYLIAQKNRQCLFLIDDFASELDPTKRELLAHRLRQSGSQVFVTAITQDQLQQMQWQEQSNDRLFSVKQGGIQPICS; translated from the coding sequence ATGCCCCTATCCCGTTTAATCATCAACAATTTCCGAAATTTGACTGCCGTGGATCTGGAATTGAGCCACGGCTTTAACTTTTTAGTGGGTGAAAACGGCAGTGGAAAAACGAGCTTACTGGAAGCGATTTTCTATCTTGGACACGGCAGATCGTTTAAAAGTCACATCAGTAATCGCATTATCCATTACGATCAAGATCAATTCACCCTATTCGGCAAGGTCGAAGAAGCGAAACATCAATGGTCTGTCGGGCTACAAAAAAATCGCCAAGGTGATACCACCTTAAAAATTAATGGTGAAGATGGCAAAAAAATTTCCGATCTGGCTCACCTTCTCCCTATGCAAGTGATTACCCCTGAAGGCTTAACACTACTCAATGGCGGACCAACCTACCGCAGAGCTTTTCTTGACTGGGGATTGTTTCACCAACATCACGAATTTTATCAGTACTGGGCAAACTTAAAACGCCTACTGAAACAACGTAATTCAGCACTGGCACAAGTTCGCCACTATGGCGAGTTAAAACCGTGGGATATTGAGCTGGCTAAACTGGCGAAAATCGTCAGCGAACTTCGAGCAAACTATGCAGAAGCCCTCCGCCCAGAGATTGAACGAACTTGCCGATTTTTCTTGCCTGAATTAGAAATCAGCGTCAGCTTTCATCAAGGTTGGGAAAAAGAGAGCGATTATGCCGAGATTTTGGCACAAGGCTTTGAACGGGATCGCAGTGTCGGTTATACCATGGTTGGACCGCAAAAAGCCGATTTTCGTTTTCGAGCGAACGGTCTGCCTGTCGAAGATGTTCTCTCTCGTGGGCAACTCAAACTGCTGATGTGTGCGTTACGCCTTGCTCAAGGGGAATATCTGATCGCCCAAAAAAATCGCCAATGCCTGTTTTTAATTGACGATTTTGCCTCAGAACTTGACCCAACCAAACGTGAACTACTTGCTCACCGCCTACGCCAAAGCGGTTCGCAAGTCTTTGTAACCGCCATTACCCAAGACCAGTTACAGCAAATGCAGTGGCAAGAGCAGAGCAATGATCGCCTGTTTTCTGTCAAACAGGGGGGTATTCAGCCCATTTGTTCGTAA
- the dnaN gene encoding DNA polymerase III subunit beta — protein sequence MQFTITREQLLKPLQQVCGVLTSRPTLPVINNILLEIEGSRLSLTGTDLEVELTTQAELFEAVSFSGKFTIPAKKFLDICRSLPDDSVISVQFDEDRVFIRADRSKFNLATLPASDYPSLMDWKPEVDFTIEQATLARLIEATQFSMANQDARYFLNGMKFETEGNLLRSVATDGHRLAVCTMALNQELLTHSVIVPRKAVLELVRLVGHNNESVRLEIGTSNLRVSMNGIVFTSKLIDGRFPDYRRVLPRNADRILEADAEVLKRALVRAAILSNERFRGVRLALNQNLLKITANNPEQEEAEEIIDVSYQSAEMEVGFNVSYLLDVLNTLKCQRVRISLVDASSSCLIEDCDNATAEYVIMPMRL from the coding sequence ATGCAATTTACTATTACCCGTGAGCAGTTACTCAAGCCGTTACAACAGGTTTGTGGCGTATTAACCAGTCGCCCAACATTGCCTGTGATCAACAACATTTTGCTAGAAATTGAAGGAAGCCGTTTATCTTTAACGGGAACTGATTTAGAGGTAGAGCTTACTACCCAAGCGGAGCTGTTTGAAGCGGTCAGTTTCTCAGGAAAATTTACTATTCCTGCGAAAAAGTTTTTAGATATTTGTCGTAGCTTACCTGATGATAGCGTAATTTCGGTGCAGTTCGATGAAGATCGTGTCTTTATCCGTGCAGATCGCAGTAAATTCAATCTGGCGACCTTACCTGCTTCGGATTATCCAAGTTTAATGGACTGGAAACCTGAAGTCGATTTCACGATTGAACAAGCGACTTTAGCTCGTTTAATTGAAGCAACACAATTTTCAATGGCAAACCAAGATGCCCGTTACTTCTTAAATGGTATGAAGTTTGAAACCGAAGGCAACTTATTGCGTTCAGTGGCAACGGATGGACACCGCCTTGCAGTCTGCACAATGGCATTAAATCAAGAGCTTTTAACCCATTCTGTGATTGTGCCGCGCAAAGCCGTATTAGAATTAGTCCGCTTGGTAGGACATAATAACGAAAGCGTTCGCTTAGAAATCGGTACAAGCAACCTGCGTGTATCAATGAACGGCATTGTGTTTACATCAAAACTGATTGATGGACGTTTCCCTGATTACCGCCGAGTGTTGCCACGCAATGCAGATCGTATTTTAGAGGCAGATGCAGAAGTGTTAAAACGTGCTTTGGTGCGTGCGGCGATTTTGTCAAACGAACGTTTCCGTGGCGTGCGTTTAGCCCTAAATCAAAATCTGTTAAAAATTACGGCAAATAACCCAGAGCAAGAAGAAGCAGAAGAGATCATTGATGTCTCTTATCAAAGTGCAGAGATGGAAGTGGGCTTTAATGTGAGCTATTTGTTAGATGTGCTTAACACATTAAAATGCCAGCGTGTACGTATTAGCCTTGTAGATGCAAGTTCAAGCTGTTTAATTGAAGATTGCGATAATGCTACGGCGGAATATGTGATTATGCCGATGAGATTGTAG
- the dnaA gene encoding chromosomal replication initiator protein DnaA, with amino-acid sequence MELIVSSLWSDCLSHLQAKVSPTDYSTWLRPLQASTVNGDLVLYAHNQFVANWVKEKFLNEIILLARGLSKNDHLQVEVRVGIKPAEQQQESTQAIPASPQVKESTSAPLRTGLIETLTFDNFVQGKSNQLAKAVAQQVANNPGESHCNPFSLYGGTGLGKTHLLHAIGNEILKQNPNARVVYIHSERFVQDMVKSLQANTIENFKKFYRSLDVLMIDDIQFFAKKEITQEEFFHTFNSLFERSKQIIVTSDVFPKNIEKIEERIRSRLSWGVNASIEPPELETRVAILMKKAEERGIELSEEVAFFLGQKLRTNVRELEGALNRAIAWSNFTHRQITVDAVREALKDLIASYDHLITIENIQKTVAEYYNIKMADLKSKSRTRSVARPRQIAMALAKELTNHSLPEIGREFGGRDHTTVMHACKTINELRDTDNSIQEDYTNLTRKLSS; translated from the coding sequence TTGGAGCTGATTGTGTCTTCCCTTTGGTCTGATTGTTTAAGTCATTTACAAGCGAAAGTTTCACCAACCGATTACAGTACTTGGCTACGCCCATTGCAAGCAAGTACGGTAAATGGCGATCTCGTTTTATATGCGCATAATCAATTCGTGGCTAATTGGGTGAAAGAAAAGTTTCTGAATGAAATTATCTTGTTGGCTCGTGGACTATCCAAAAATGATCATTTACAAGTTGAAGTCCGTGTGGGAATCAAACCTGCTGAGCAACAACAAGAAAGTACTCAAGCTATTCCCGCTAGCCCTCAAGTCAAAGAAAGTACATCGGCACCATTAAGAACAGGGCTTATTGAAACGTTAACCTTTGATAATTTTGTCCAAGGTAAATCAAACCAGTTAGCAAAAGCAGTTGCTCAACAAGTAGCGAATAATCCTGGAGAAAGTCACTGTAATCCATTTTCTCTTTATGGTGGAACAGGGCTTGGTAAAACACACTTGTTGCATGCAATTGGCAATGAAATTTTAAAGCAAAACCCGAATGCGAGAGTGGTTTATATTCACTCAGAACGTTTTGTTCAAGATATGGTAAAATCACTTCAAGCAAACACGATTGAGAACTTTAAGAAATTTTATCGTTCTCTTGATGTGTTAATGATCGACGATATTCAATTCTTTGCGAAGAAGGAAATTACTCAAGAAGAGTTCTTTCACACTTTCAACTCGTTATTTGAGCGAAGTAAGCAAATTATTGTGACTTCAGACGTCTTCCCTAAAAATATTGAAAAAATTGAAGAGCGTATCCGTTCTCGATTAAGCTGGGGCGTAAATGCCTCAATTGAACCGCCTGAGTTGGAAACGCGCGTTGCTATTTTAATGAAAAAGGCAGAAGAGCGGGGTATTGAATTAAGTGAAGAGGTGGCGTTTTTCTTAGGGCAAAAATTAAGAACAAACGTACGAGAATTAGAAGGGGCATTAAATCGAGCGATTGCATGGAGTAATTTTACTCACCGTCAAATTACTGTGGATGCGGTACGAGAAGCCTTAAAAGATCTGATCGCCTCTTACGATCACTTAATTACCATTGAGAATATTCAGAAAACCGTCGCTGAGTATTACAATATTAAAATGGCGGATTTAAAATCAAAAAGTCGTACACGTTCAGTGGCTCGTCCACGCCAAATAGCAATGGCATTAGCAAAAGAGCTGACTAACCACAGTTTGCCTGAAATCGGACGTGAATTTGGCGGACGTGATCACACAACGGTGATGCACGCCTGCAAAACCATTAATGAGCTGAGAGATACTGATAACAGTATCCAAGAAGATTACACCAATTTAACACGCAAATTATCGTCTTAA
- a CDS encoding YajQ family cyclic di-GMP-binding protein, with amino-acid sequence MPSFDIVSEITMHEVRNAVENANRVLSTRYDFRGVEAVIELNEKNESIKLTTESDFQLEQLIEILIGSCVKRGIEHSSLDIPTESEHHGKLYSKEIKLKQGIESDMAKKITKLIKDSKIKVQTQIQGDSVRVTGKSRDDLQATIQLVKTAELGQPFQFNNFRD; translated from the coding sequence ATGCCATCTTTTGATATTGTTTCAGAAATTACAATGCACGAAGTGCGTAATGCAGTTGAAAATGCGAACCGTGTGTTAAGCACTCGCTATGATTTCCGTGGTGTAGAAGCGGTGATTGAGCTTAATGAGAAAAATGAGAGTATCAAATTAACGACTGAGTCGGATTTCCAACTTGAGCAGTTGATTGAAATTTTAATCGGTTCTTGTGTAAAACGTGGAATCGAACACAGCTCGCTAGATATTCCGACTGAAAGTGAGCATCACGGCAAACTGTATAGCAAAGAGATCAAACTCAAACAAGGGATCGAGTCAGATATGGCGAAGAAAATCACGAAGCTGATTAAAGATTCCAAAATCAAAGTGCAAACCCAAATTCAAGGGGATTCTGTGCGTGTAACGGGTAAATCCCGTGATGATTTACAAGCGACCATTCAACTGGTGAAAACGGCAGAATTAGGACAGCCGTTCCAGTTCAATAACTTCCGTGACTAA
- the serB gene encoding phosphoserine phosphatase SerB: protein MPHTFFIYSKTLTDEQVVQFAEISSSTLIKQAEYLGYRIAYFQGNLTICLREKAQAVQADLSTLDITPSLSEKGLLVMDMDSTAIKIECIDEIAKLAGTGEIVSAITASAMRGELDFEQSLRKRVGTLANAPESILQKVRENLPLMDGFEQMVQILKSHGWTLAIASGGFDYFADYLKETYGLDYAVSNQLEIVEGKLTGQVLGKVVDAQYKAETLKSLAERFAIPASQWVAVGDGANDLPMLKTASLGVALHAKPKVQEQAEFVVNFGDLTALVLLLNAKTIFNK, encoded by the coding sequence ATGCCACACACTTTTTTTATTTATAGCAAAACATTGACCGATGAACAGGTTGTACAATTTGCCGAAATAAGTTCTTCAACCTTGATCAAGCAAGCAGAGTATCTTGGCTACCGTATTGCATATTTTCAGGGAAATCTAACCATTTGCTTACGAGAAAAAGCACAAGCTGTACAAGCCGATTTAAGTACGCTCGACATCACGCCGAGCCTTTCGGAAAAAGGGCTGTTGGTGATGGATATGGATTCAACGGCAATCAAAATTGAATGCATTGATGAAATCGCAAAACTGGCTGGCACAGGGGAAATTGTGTCGGCAATTACTGCCAGTGCAATGCGTGGTGAGCTAGATTTTGAACAGAGTTTGCGTAAGCGTGTTGGCACGTTGGCAAATGCGCCGGAAAGTATTTTGCAAAAAGTGCGAGAAAACCTACCGCTTATGGATGGTTTTGAACAGATGGTTCAGATCCTAAAATCTCACGGCTGGACATTAGCCATTGCTTCTGGTGGATTTGATTATTTTGCGGATTACCTGAAAGAAACATACGGCTTAGATTATGCGGTATCTAACCAGCTTGAAATTGTGGAAGGAAAACTGACGGGGCAAGTATTAGGAAAAGTGGTTGATGCCCAATATAAAGCGGAAACGTTAAAATCGTTAGCGGAACGTTTTGCAATTCCAGCATCACAATGGGTTGCGGTAGGTGATGGGGCAAATGATCTGCCGATGTTAAAAACTGCCAGCCTTGGTGTTGCCTTGCACGCCAAACCAAAAGTACAAGAACAAGCGGAATTTGTGGTAAACTTCGGGGATTTGACAGCGTTGGTGTTGTTGTTGAATGCCAAAACGATTTTTAATAAATAA
- a CDS encoding YtjB family periplasmic protein codes for MYISREKAIKSSIIAVIVVLCCAIVSVILNGINHFKVGSQLAGVNQVTNLSHLLVRQQAKLFSLMLVKNAKTEELVEALDTFAKEEFVIDANLYSPSGTLLAQSSNALEFKPKLSHEEQNELKTTQQIVEPILAQDDLVGFLRVTFNSQYGQTTQSKINELFHLLYGELIILFLAGGLFVSCFFYFSGRNHAIAPLPIKLPIATLKSQTQRFHSRRRAFRRK; via the coding sequence ATGTATATTTCTCGTGAAAAAGCGATAAAAAGTAGCATTATCGCAGTGATTGTCGTACTTTGTTGTGCGATTGTTTCCGTGATTCTAAATGGAATAAATCATTTTAAAGTCGGTTCACAACTTGCAGGTGTTAATCAAGTCACAAACCTTTCTCATTTGCTCGTGCGTCAGCAAGCAAAATTATTTTCGTTAATGCTAGTAAAAAATGCGAAAACAGAAGAGTTAGTCGAAGCATTAGATACCTTTGCCAAAGAAGAGTTTGTGATTGATGCAAATCTTTATTCACCTTCTGGTACGTTGTTAGCACAAAGTAGTAATGCATTGGAATTTAAACCTAAATTAAGTCATGAAGAGCAAAATGAGCTGAAAACAACACAACAAATTGTCGAACCCATTTTGGCCCAGGATGATTTAGTCGGTTTTTTGAGAGTGACCTTTAATTCTCAGTATGGGCAAACAACTCAAAGTAAAATCAATGAGCTGTTTCACCTACTTTACGGGGAATTGATTATATTATTTTTAGCGGGTGGATTGTTTGTCAGCTGTTTTTTCTATTTTTCAGGTAGAAATCATGCCATTGCACCATTACCAATTAAATTGCCTATTGCAACATTGAAAAGCCAAACACAACGTTTTCACTCTCGCAGACGGGCTTTTCGCCGTAAATGA
- the infA gene encoding translation initiation factor IF-1 → MAKEDCIEMQGTILETLPNTMFRVELENGHVVTAHISGKMRKNYIRILTGDKVTVEMTPYDLSKGRIIFRAR, encoded by the coding sequence ATGGCTAAAGAAGATTGCATTGAAATGCAAGGTACAATTTTAGAAACCTTACCTAATACGATGTTCCGTGTAGAACTTGAAAACGGACACGTCGTTACTGCACATATTTCAGGAAAAATGCGTAAAAATTACATTCGTATTTTGACGGGCGATAAAGTTACCGTAGAAATGACCCCGTATGATTTAAGCAAAGGTCGTATTATCTTCCGTGCGAGATAA
- the serA gene encoding phosphoglycerate dehydrogenase: MTTKVSLDKSKIKFVLLEGVHQNAVDVLKNAGYTNIEYHKKALDGQELIDTIKDAHFLGIRSRTFLTDEVLQQAQKLIAVGCFCIGTNQVDLESAKRRGIPVFNAPFSNTRSVAELVLGEIIVLMRQVPKANAEVHRGIWNKSAAGSNEVRGKKLGIIGYGHIGSQLSIIAESIGMQVYFYDIENKLPLGNAQQVASLQELLETCDAISLHVPENASTKNLINAERLAQMKDGAVLVNAARGTVVDIDALVEALKADKLRGAALDVFPEEPASASDPFESPLCEFDNVILTPHIGGSTSEAQENIGTEVANKFVKYSDNGSTLSAVNFPEVSLPEHKGTKRLLHIHENKPGILNKINQVFVDANVNIAAQFLQTDPNIGYVVIDVESENTADALKHLKEIEGTIKARVLY, encoded by the coding sequence ATGACAACCAAAGTTTCTTTAGATAAATCTAAAATTAAATTTGTTCTGCTTGAAGGCGTACACCAAAATGCGGTTGATGTGCTAAAAAATGCAGGCTATACCAATATTGAGTACCATAAAAAAGCCCTTGATGGGCAAGAGCTGATTGATACGATCAAAGATGCACATTTTCTCGGCATTCGTTCTCGCACCTTCCTTACCGATGAAGTTTTACAACAAGCACAAAAACTGATTGCGGTAGGCTGTTTCTGTATTGGCACAAACCAAGTGGATTTAGAATCGGCAAAACGTCGTGGTATTCCTGTTTTTAATGCGCCATTCTCTAATACACGTTCTGTGGCGGAATTAGTGCTTGGGGAAATCATTGTGCTTATGCGCCAAGTGCCAAAAGCCAATGCCGAAGTGCATCGTGGCATTTGGAATAAATCTGCGGCAGGTTCAAATGAAGTGCGTGGTAAAAAATTAGGAATTATTGGCTACGGGCATATCGGTTCTCAGCTAAGTATTATTGCTGAATCTATTGGTATGCAAGTGTATTTTTATGATATTGAAAATAAACTACCGCTTGGAAATGCTCAACAAGTGGCAAGTTTGCAAGAGTTATTAGAGACTTGTGACGCTATCTCGTTACACGTGCCTGAAAACGCATCAACGAAAAATTTAATTAACGCAGAGCGTTTAGCTCAAATGAAAGATGGTGCAGTGCTTGTTAATGCTGCTCGTGGCACAGTGGTTGATATTGATGCCTTAGTGGAAGCCTTAAAAGCGGATAAATTACGTGGTGCGGCTTTAGATGTGTTCCCAGAAGAACCCGCTTCTGCAAGCGATCCGTTTGAGTCACCACTTTGCGAATTTGATAATGTGATCTTAACCCCTCACATTGGTGGTTCAACCTCGGAAGCTCAGGAAAATATTGGTACAGAAGTGGCTAATAAATTCGTGAAATATTCAGATAATGGCTCAACACTTTCAGCAGTTAACTTCCCTGAAGTCTCATTGCCAGAGCATAAAGGCACCAAGCGTTTGTTGCATATTCATGAAAACAAACCGGGTATTTTAAATAAAATTAACCAAGTCTTTGTGGATGCAAATGTGAATATCGCGGCTCAATTCTTACAAACTGATCCAAACATTGGCTATGTAGTGATTGATGTGGAATCAGAGAATACTGCGGATGCACTAAAACACTTAAAAGAGATTGAAGGCACAATTAAAGCACGTGTGCTTTATTAA
- the rpiA gene encoding ribose-5-phosphate isomerase RpiA: MDQLEMKKIAARAALQYVKPDTIVGVGSGSTVNCFIDALGEMAGDIKGAVAASKASEERLRALGIEVFNANEVSALDVYIDGADEITPQGYMIKGGGAALTREKIVSSLAKKFICIVDSSKQVDVLGSTFALPVEVIPMARSYVARQLVALGGSPEYREGVVTDNGNVILDVYNFKILEPLKMEQTINNIAGVVTNGIFAQRYANVTIVGTPDGAKIIE; the protein is encoded by the coding sequence ATGGATCAACTTGAAATGAAGAAAATTGCAGCGCGCGCAGCTTTGCAATATGTTAAACCTGACACTATCGTGGGTGTAGGAAGTGGCTCAACAGTTAACTGTTTTATTGATGCCTTAGGTGAAATGGCTGGCGATATTAAAGGAGCTGTTGCTGCCTCTAAAGCATCAGAAGAACGTTTAAGAGCACTCGGTATTGAAGTTTTCAATGCAAATGAAGTTAGTGCTCTTGATGTTTATATTGATGGTGCAGATGAAATCACCCCACAAGGCTATATGATTAAAGGCGGTGGCGCAGCGCTTACACGTGAAAAAATTGTGAGTTCATTAGCAAAAAAATTCATCTGTATTGTAGATTCCAGTAAACAAGTTGATGTGTTAGGCTCAACCTTCGCATTACCAGTGGAAGTGATTCCAATGGCACGTTCTTATGTTGCTCGTCAATTAGTTGCATTAGGTGGTTCACCGGAATACCGTGAAGGCGTTGTCACCGATAATGGCAATGTGATTTTAGATGTGTATAACTTCAAAATTCTTGAGCCATTAAAAATGGAACAAACTATTAATAATATCGCAGGCGTTGTGACCAACGGTATTTTTGCTCAACGTTATGCGAATGTGACCATCGTGGGTACGCCAGATGGGGCAAAAATCATTGAATAA
- the glmM gene encoding phosphoglucosamine mutase, with product MAERKYFGTDGVRGKVGTYPITPDFALKLGWAAGKVLATQGSKKVLIGKDTRISGYMLESALEAGLAAAGLSAAFTGPMPTPAIAYLTRTFRAEAGIVISASHNPYDDNGIKFFSAIGEKLPDEVEEAIEAMLDQPMDCVESAELGRASRINDAAGRYIEFCKSTFPSHLSLEGYKIVVDCANGATYHIAPSVMRELGAEVIEIGTHPNGLNINEKCGATDIKALQQVVVEAGADVGLAYDGDGDRLIMVDHLGNKVDGDQILFIIAREALRSGKLHGGVVGTLMSNMSLELALKELAIPFARANVGDRYVLEVLKEKGWKLGGENSGHIIVLDKNTTGDGIVASLEVLAAMASHKLSLNDLAKAVPLFPQVLINVRFAGGANPLDSEDVKAVAKAVEQRLAGKGRILLRKSGTEPLIRVMVECEDGALAQSCAEEIADAVKRN from the coding sequence ATGGCAGAACGTAAATATTTTGGCACCGATGGGGTGCGTGGCAAAGTCGGTACCTATCCTATTACTCCTGATTTTGCATTAAAACTCGGTTGGGCAGCAGGTAAAGTCCTTGCAACCCAAGGTTCTAAAAAGGTATTAATCGGTAAAGATACCCGTATTTCAGGCTATATGTTGGAGTCCGCTTTAGAAGCGGGTTTAGCTGCCGCAGGTTTATCTGCAGCCTTTACGGGCCCGATGCCAACCCCTGCAATTGCTTATTTAACCCGTACATTCCGTGCAGAAGCAGGAATTGTGATTTCGGCATCTCATAACCCTTATGATGATAATGGGATCAAATTTTTCTCTGCAATCGGTGAAAAATTACCAGATGAAGTCGAAGAAGCGATTGAAGCAATGCTTGATCAACCGATGGACTGTGTCGAATCGGCAGAATTAGGTCGTGCAAGTCGTATTAATGATGCGGCAGGACGTTACATCGAATTTTGTAAAAGTACTTTCCCATCACATTTAAGCCTTGAAGGCTATAAGATCGTAGTAGATTGTGCGAATGGTGCAACTTACCACATCGCTCCAAGTGTTATGCGTGAATTGGGTGCAGAAGTGATCGAAATCGGCACACACCCGAATGGTTTGAATATCAATGAGAAATGTGGTGCAACGGACATTAAAGCCCTACAACAAGTGGTGGTTGAAGCGGGTGCAGATGTCGGCTTGGCTTATGATGGCGATGGCGACCGTTTAATTATGGTGGATCATTTAGGTAATAAGGTGGATGGTGACCAAATTCTCTTTATTATTGCACGTGAAGCATTGCGTTCAGGCAAATTACACGGTGGTGTCGTTGGTACATTAATGAGCAATATGAGCCTTGAACTTGCTTTAAAAGAGTTAGCGATTCCATTTGCACGAGCAAATGTGGGCGACCGCTATGTACTTGAAGTTTTAAAAGAAAAAGGCTGGAAACTAGGTGGTGAAAACTCAGGGCATATTATCGTGTTAGACAAAAATACCACAGGTGATGGTATTGTCGCATCACTTGAAGTATTGGCTGCAATGGCATCACATAAATTAAGCCTGAATGATCTCGCTAAAGCTGTGCCACTTTTCCCACAAGTGCTAATCAATGTTCGCTTTGCAGGTGGAGCAAATCCATTAGACAGTGAAGATGTTAAAGCTGTTGCAAAAGCAGTAGAACAACGCTTAGCAGGCAAAGGTCGTATCCTGTTACGTAAATCAGGTACAGAGCCATTGATTCGTGTGATGGTAGAATGCGAAGATGGTGCTTTAGCACAAAGTTGTGCGGAAGAAATTGCAGATGCAGTAAAACGTAACTAA